One stretch of Phocoena phocoena chromosome 10, mPhoPho1.1, whole genome shotgun sequence DNA includes these proteins:
- the CHCHD4 gene encoding mitochondrial intermembrane space import and assembly protein 40 — MAYCRQEGKDRIIFVTKEDHETPSNAELVADDPNDPYEEHGLILPNGDINWNCPCLGGMASGPCGEQFKAAFSCFHYSTEDVKGSDCVDQFRAMQECMQKYPDLYPQEEEDRLEETAVSEAATSKEEEGSS; from the exons ATGGCCTACTGCCGGCAGGAAG GGAAGGATCGAATCATATTTGTGACCAAAGAAGACCATGAAACTCCAAGCAACGCGGAGCTGGTGGCCGACGACCCCAATGATCCTTACGAGGAGCACG GACTGATCCTGCCCAACGGAGACATCAACTGGAACTGCCCGTGCCTGGGGGGCATGGCCAGCGGCCCGTGTGGGGAACAGTTCAAGGCGGCCTTTTCCTGCTTCCACTACAGCACAGAGGATGTCAAGGGGTCGGACTGTGTAGACCAGTTCCGGGCCATGCAGGAGTGCATGCAGAAGTACCCGGACCTCTATCCCCAGGAGGAGGAGGATCGGTTAGAGGAAACGGCTGTCTCTGAGGCTGCCACAAGCAAAGAAGAGGAGGGGTCTAGCTAA